Below is a window of Quercus robur chromosome 6, dhQueRobu3.1, whole genome shotgun sequence DNA.
TTTGGGGCCTCCCATTGTTGGATATTTCTGACCtacaatacaagtaaattgGGGACTTCAgcccaaaaccttaattccatTAGGCTGAGCCACCACAATAATAATACTTAAAAACAACCTGTAAGGGACATTGTGCTACGTAGTGTTAGCAACAAAtttgcaagttcctctttcGCTTAATAAGTACATAATCCAATCACAAGAGATTAGTCTAGTGATTCTTAAAATTTCATGAAACAGTGAGGTCTCAAGttcaaaattcaattatttttagtGACACCACTAGCACATGGCATTATACTGTAAtgaatttttggttttggtcaCGTGCCACCAAATAAtccattttaatataattatatcaaGTCCAATGCCCTtaaattatcttcttctttttttctttttttcttttttctgatgAGAATAATGATCTTAATTTCCTTGTATCTGATATATCAAGGGTCTCAATTGAGATATGTGAAAACAtgtcaatattaaaaaaaagttagaaacttCACGAGAATAATGCAGACGTGACCTTGTGTTcttctatatctatatataggAAGCGATGCAACTTACTGAAATAGAAGTACCAGGAAGCATAACTGCATGTCAATACTCATAAGAAACAGATCAAATTACAACAAAAACTACAACGAGTAGAGTACATAACATGAACATAGCTCAATACAATGACTGAGAAGATAGCTAACATAAGCAGTAGCTCTTATTTCTAAAGATTTAGCAATGCATTTAGTTGGCAGTTGGGGGTTTGTGGGGTGGCTTGTGCTCTGGTGGTGGCTTCTCTCCTTTACCCTTTGGTGGCTTGTGTTCTGGGAGTGGTTTCTCTTCCTTGTCGTGTGGGGTTGGTGGCTTGTGTTTTGGTGGTGGCTTTTCTCCCTTTGGAGGAGGTTTGCCGTCAATGGAAGTAGACTCTAATAGAAGGCGTCCAGGGTGATGATCATGTGGTGGTGGCTTCTCTCCCTTACCTGGGGTTGGTGGTTTGTGTTCTGGCAATGGCTTCTCTTCCTTATTCAGTGAGGTTGGTGGCTTGTGTTTTGGGGGTGGCTTTTCTCCCTTAGGAGGTTTGTGCTCATGTTTGGGAGACTCATGGTGGTCAGCAAGTGAGGCAGTGCTTAGAAGCACCACTCCAAGGAACAAAACTAGGAAGTATTTGGTAGTAGTCATCTTTCGTCTTTGGATGGTTCAAAACAACAAGACTTCTTGGCCTTTTATAACGAATACTAGAGCCTATTACGTCAGATCCTTCGTCATTCAGCACTTAAAATATACCCTATCATAGAAGCAGTTCAAAATCGATATCATCTCTTCTTGtttattcaattattaatttCTGGAGGTCCATATAGAGTTCAAATGTTTGACAATGTACCAAGGTTACTCCTGGTGAAGGCTAGTGACATGTAACGAATTTTGCTCTTATGCTTTCCATGCAACCATATCCCATAACATGCAATCTTAGAATCTTTTCACTTAACGCATAGTTCCTCGATTTTCttactttgattttttataCGCTAAACATATATATCATTCCCATAGAAACGAAAAAAATCCATATATTGGTCATGTAAtatctatgaagcacgggtgcgtttcgggactcgggtgtGGGTGCGGgggcgggtgcgggactcggcaatttttgaaaaagtagggtgcgggtgcggcaggactcggcgattaaaaaattattaaaaatatttttatttatattttctatatatttttactattaaaatattcttaaaaaacacattaatatacttgattcataaaacaaagaaagaagaaggcaaaaaaCACATCTGAGATTAGAATTTCGGCTGCTCCGGCAAGTTTTAAGGCCAATTTCGGCCGATTTTGGCCGTTTTCGGCCGTTTCCGGCCTGTTTCGGCCGTATCGGTAGCCGGCCGATACGACCCGATACGGCCCGATTCTGGCCGAATCAGCCCGATTCGGCGCGAATCGAAGCCGATTCGGCGCGAATCGAAGCCGATTCGGCGCGAATCGAGCCGCGTCGGCGCGAATCCAGCCGATTCGGCTCGAatccgagaaaaaaaaaaaaaaaaaaaaaaaaaactcagacgCGGCCGGACTCGCGGTCAACCGCGTCGGACGCCGCGTCCCGCGTCGCGCCGCGTCGGACTCGGGTGCGCCACCCTCCCAGCCGCGTCCGTGCTTTCTAGTGTAATATGCATGTGGTCCACATCAAGACCTAACAGCAGGAAAtgtaagaaaaatacaaaaatagttgAATTTATCAGAAGGGTCATAGGTTTATATGATATAtcgatgattttttttagggtgcGGTGGAGAAGCAAACCCGTTATACATGACACATAATATGGGAAGGGTTTTAATTGTTTCACACCCCTTTGTACACTGTTGgtacaaattatatatttttgtgggTTAACTATAGACATACTTGAAAAAAAGTGAATTTCTTATTTGATATCGCAGTTATTGTATTTGTGgaatatatattgataacaTGAAACAGTAATTTCCAATATAAGTGTATGTGTCGTTGGGCTGCAAGCTCATTGAGGGCTTTATGAATTTTCCACTtctattattatcatcatttttttatcaCATGGGATTAGAGTCCGATGATAACGCACAGTTTTTACCAACTTtccaaaaattcaataaaagtGCACAATGGTGTTTCTCCGATTCACACTTAGGATGGCGACTTTATTAATTACTACACATATTGCACCAGTGGTTAGAAGAAAGATGGAAACAAAACAATTCATGTGATTACTATACACCAACCAGTCAAACCTACTATAATTTTCATACTACTGGCCATCGCCAGCTGGGCTTAGTGAATTGATAAGTGTTAACCTTCAGtagtttataaagaaaattagaaTAATCTAATGGGAGCAGAAATTAGAGTTTAAACTATCATATAAAATATGTAGACAcatgtataaataaaaaatataaaataaaaaaaagataatgtaatGAGTACGTTAATGAAGGCAAATAATTATCTATTCACAAATGAGGGTGAAGTGTTGAAATTACAGGCACACCAACCACGAAAATTTCTTAGATAGTTTGCGAACAATGCTCCTTCCTCTCACATCAAGGGTGGGCATCACATATGGGTCCCGCCATGAGACCCACCCCTTCTGCGAGAGAAGAGCATTGGTAGTACctaaatattttccattgaTCACAAGGTTGGTAACAagttcaatttcaaaaaaaagatcATTAATTATGCACAAATGAGTATGAATCGTTGGGATTCGCTAGTTATaattttacaaaagaaaatcctTCATGAAAGGAATGGTTCTTTTACTTTAAGTGAGTGTTTCGATCCATgacgcgttttttttttttttattattattatttttttaagcgCTTATAAACAGTAACATCACATGAATTCATTGTATAGGAAACAAAATACACTGTTCATGGGttccacgacactattcacacatttaaaaattattttgttacagtgttttcagttttcagtttcagcaaaaataagttgtatccaaacaaacTCTAAGTGCCTAGATTTTGGACTTTTTTTGAGTATGAGCAAATCAATTACGTTAGAttgtaagaaagacacactTAAAAGTACAGCTAATTTGAATTACCAATTTAAGAAACGGTTAGAAAATAATGTCTAGCTAGGAAGAGAAACACCTCTACCTTAGGAAttatcctcattttttttaaaggggctATTGTCTGGGGCTAATGCGTTAATTGGATGCTCAAATTGTAGTAGGTAATGGGCTAATGGGCCTTCAAGGAACTACTCTTTGTCACTGCAAAAATTAACTGTCATTGTTGTCTTTCATGTATTGGTCCCAATTTTCATTAGGTAATGAGTCGTCATATATGCccttgatttattattattattattattattattattattattattattatttatgtgtgtttttgttgtttgtaaAGTTTGTCCACTCTAATAATGCGTGCTGAAATtcacaaagaagaaaataaaagaaattaagttGTCATTCATAATAAAATCTATATAAGAAGGATCTCTGTTATATAGCTTGGATACATATACTAAATTAAACTTAGCATCCGTTTGGGTATTAGTACCACACAAATTTTAATAGCTTATTTGTATAGTATTTTTCAAAagatcttcttttttttttaatgattttatgcAAAATATGTGACAAAAAGCTAAAGTTAGCTTACTTTCaaaaaagataattttgtttatgaattgttttttttttttttttttttaaagtttagacaaAGCAAAAAGCATAAAGTTAAAGGTTTTGTGCCAAACAGACATTTAATTTACCAACTAACTGCCTAATATCTGTTCTAATAATGTGACTAATTTGAAAGCAAGGAAATTGAATTGACCTTCCTTAAGGTTTACTGAAATCACACTAACCTCCCCATCTTGGTTCAAATTGTACATAGACCTCctttactttttaaaatgaaCGAAACTCACCTCCTTTGCACATTAACACCATTAGATTTAGTAATAGAAATGGATAGATTTGTGCTATGTACACATCTTCACGAGCCTACTTACACGGGttaaactagcaaaattgagtaaggtaagtttttgacagaaatTAGTACAGAGCCAATCTCACATCGCTTGGAAATGGCCATGCACCCCCCTTAACACTATAAAAGGCCTCCTAGGCTTTTTTCCAAAACACACTGAAATCACTAGAAAACTAGTGATTCAAgaagaatttctttttcttaaaaaaaaaaaaaaaaaaaaaaaaaaacaccttcaAACTCAAAGTTTTCTTAGCAGTGACCATTTTTTGGTCTAAGCCCCTTAGTAAAACATTTACTAACcctctgagttttttttttgatagattgaCCGAGGGGAGTGATCAAAACCAAGCTTTAACCTTCTTTTctcttgttttattttcatgtttatttCTTGCTTTATTTTACTACTTTAGGTTTTTGCTTTCCTAGGTTAGTAGCATGCTaggttaaatttattttttgtttgttgtatgTTAGTTCTGGGTCGGGTTGGATATGCAGGTTCATCCCAGTTTATGAAGCTCCACAAGCTTGCATACAC
It encodes the following:
- the LOC126688672 gene encoding early nodulin-75-like gives rise to the protein MTTTKYFLVLFLGVVLLSTASLADHHESPKHEHKPPKGEKPPPKHKPPTSLNKEEKPLPEHKPPTPGKGEKPPPHDHHPGRLLLESTSIDGKPPPKGEKPPPKHKPPTPHDKEEKPLPEHKPPKGKGEKPPPEHKPPHKPPTAN